The following are from one region of the Fusarium verticillioides 7600 chromosome 1, whole genome shotgun sequence genome:
- a CDS encoding diphthamide biosynthesis protein 1, with protein MEEDRRQTDLGIAADIEEAQLAQTSQAPATQNEPKTATPLKQPKKRFIGRRAAVEAAERLGESAASGESGAVQTAKPRRAPRLLNQVPKEILENADLKAAITLLPTNYNFEIPKTIHRIQTSDAKRVALQMPEGLLLFATTISDILAQFCPGVETLIMGDVTYGACCIDDYTARALGCDLLVHYAHSCLIPVDVTTIKTLYVFVDISIDATHLLASLERNFASGKTIAVVGTIQFNATIHGVKSSLERGGFRVVVPQIAPLSKGEILGCTSPRLKDDDNIDLILYLGDGRFHLESIMIHNPSIPAYRYDPYSRKLTQEAYGHDEMQSLRRTAIHSARTARKWGLILGALGRQGNPHTLDLIEKELKARGIPIVHLLLSEIFPGKLALMSDVECWVQVACPRLSIDWGYAFPRPLLTPYEALIALGERQDWGEGVYPMDYYGKDGLGRTRPLQIA; from the exons ATGGAGGAAGATAGAAGACAAACAGACCTGGGCATAGCAGCCGATATCGAAGaagctcagcttgctcagACGAGTCAGGCCCCTGCCACTCAAAATGAGCCAAAGACAGCAACGCCACTGAAGCAACCGAAGAAGAGATTCATAGGACGAAGGGCGGCAGTTGAGGCCGCAGAAAGGCTTGGAGAATCAGCGGCATCAGGGGAGAGCGGTGCTGTTCAAA CTGCCAAACCTCGGAGGGCTCCCCGGCTTCTGAATCAAGTTCCCAAGGAAATCCTTGAGAACGCCGATTTGAAGGCTGCCATTACGTTATTGCCTACTAACTACAACTTTGAGATCCCCAAGACGATCCACCGCATTCAAACTTCGGACGCCAAGAGAGTTGCGTTACAGATGCCCGAGGGCCTTTTACTCTTTGCTACTACTATATCAGATATCTTGGCGCAGTTCTGCCCTGGTGTCGAGACACTCATCATGGGCGATGTGACCTATGGCGCTTGTTGTATCGATGATTACACAGCAAGGGCCCTTGGTTGTGACCTGCTGGTGCACTATGCCCACAGTTGCCTCATCCCAGTCGACGTGACCACGATCAAAACTCTATACGTCTTTGTAGACATCAGCATTGATGCTACACATCTCCTAGCATCCCTTGAGCGCAACTTTGCCAGCGGAAAAACAATAGCTGTTGTCGGCACTATTCAGTTTAACGCTACTATCCATGGCGTCAAAAGCAGCCTCGAGCGCGGCGGCTTCCGTGTTGTCGTTCCCCAGATTGCACCATTGAGTAAGGGTGAAATTCTGGGCTGCACTTCTCCTCGTCTGAAAGACGACGACAATATCGATCTGATCCTGTACCTGGGTGATGGTCGTTTCCACCTTGAGAGTATCATGATTCACAACCCTTCTATTCCAGCGTACCGATACGACCCTTACTCTCGAAAACTCACGCAGGAGGCGTACGGCCATGACGAAATGCAGTCTCTCCGTCGAACAGCCATTCATAGCGCTCGTACAGCACGCAAATGGGGCCTAATTCTCGGCGCTCTCGGCCGCCAGGGCAACCCACATACGTTGGACCTCATCGAGAAAGAGCTCAAGGCGCGAGGCATTCCTATTGTACACTTACTACTAAGTGAGATCTTTCCGGGCAAATTGGCGCTCATGTCGGACGTCGAGTGCTGGGTACAGGTTGCTTGCCCTCGATTGAGTATTGATTGGGGTTATGCATTCCCACGGCCGTTGTTAACGCCGTATGAGGCACTTATTGCATTGGGTGAGCGACAAGATTGGGGTGAAGGTGTCTATCCCATGGACTACTACGGAAAGGACGGGCTAGGAAGGACAAGGCCTTTGCAGATTGCCTGA
- a CDS encoding 40S ribosomal protein S6-B produces MKLNISYPANGSQKLIDIEDERKLRVFMEKRMGAEVPGDSIGDEFKGYIFRITGGNDKQGFPMKQGVMHPTRVRLLLSEGHSCYRPRRTGERKRKSVRGCIVGMDLSVLALSIVKQGDADIPGLTDVVHPKRLGPKRATKIRKFFGLTKDDDVCLSLRPYSIIAYPELQWRSWQTG; encoded by the exons ATGAAG TTGAACATCAGCTACCCTGCCAATGGCagccagaagctcatcgataTTGAGGATGAGCGCAAGCTCCGTGTCTTCATGGAGAAGCGC ATGGGCGCTGAGGTTCCTGGTGACTCCATCGGCGATGAGTTCAAGGGCTACATCTTCCGCATCACTGGTGGAAACGACAAGCAGGGTTTCCCCATGAAGCAGGGTGTCATGCACCCTACCCGTGtccgcctcctcctctccgAGGGCCACTCTTGCTACCGTCCCCGACGCACCGGCGAGCGCAAGCGAAAGTCTGTCCGTGGCTGCATCGTCGGCATGGATCTCTCTgtcctcgccctcagcaTTGTCAAGCAGGGTGATGCTGACATCCCCGGCCTCACCGACGTCGTCCACCCCAAGCGTCTCGGCCCCAAGCGCGCCACCAAGATCCGCAAGTTCTTCGGCCTCAccaaggatgacgatgtaTGTCTTTCCCTACGCCCATACTCGATCATCGCCTACCCGGAGCTGCAGTGGAGGAGTTGGCAGACCGGGTAG
- a CDS encoding 40S ribosomal protein S6-B yields the protein MEKRMGAEVPGDSIGDEFKGYIFRITGGNDKQGFPMKQGVMHPTRVRLLLSEGHSCYRPRRTGERKRKSVRGCIVGMDLSVLALSIVKQGDADIPGLTDVVHPKRLGPKRATKIRKFFGLTKDDDVRKYVIRREVQPKGEGKSPYTKAPRIQRLVTPQRLQHKRHRAALKRRQAEKVKDEANEYAQILAKRVAEAKANKADARKRRASSMRK from the exons ATGGAGAAGCGC ATGGGCGCTGAGGTTCCTGGTGACTCCATCGGCGATGAGTTCAAGGGCTACATCTTCCGCATCACTGGTGGAAACGACAAGCAGGGTTTCCCCATGAAGCAGGGTGTCATGCACCCTACCCGTGtccgcctcctcctctccgAGGGCCACTCTTGCTACCGTCCCCGACGCACCGGCGAGCGCAAGCGAAAGTCTGTCCGTGGCTGCATCGTCGGCATGGATCTCTCTgtcctcgccctcagcaTTGTCAAGCAGGGTGATGCTGACATCCCCGGCCTCACCGACGTCGTCCACCCCAAGCGTCTCGGCCCCAAGCGCGCCACCAAGATCCGCAAGTTCTTCGGCCTCAccaaggatgacgat GTCCGCAAGTACGTTATCCGACGAGAGGTTCAGCCCAAGGGGGAGGGCAAGTCTCCTTACACCAAGGCTCCCCGCATCCAGAGACTCGTCACCCCTCAACGTCTCCAGCACAAGCGTCACCGCGCTGCCCTCAAGCGCCGCCAGgccgagaaggtcaaggacGAGGCC AACGAGTACGCCCAGATCCTTGCCAAGCGTGTTgctgaggccaaggccaacaaggccGATGCCCGTAAGCGACGAGCAAGCTCTATGCGCAAGTAG
- a CDS encoding 40S ribosomal protein S6-B — MKLNISYPANGSQKLIDIEDERKLRVFMEKRMGAEVPGDSIGDEFKGYIFRITGGNDKQGFPMKQGVMHPTRVRLLLSEGHSCYRPRRTGERKRKSVRGCIVGMDLSVLALSIVKQGDADIPGLTDVVHPKRLGPKRATKIRKFFGLTKDDDVRKYVIRREVQPKGEGKSPYTKAPRIQRLVTPQRLQHKRHRAALKRRQAEKVKDEANEYAQILAKRVAEAKANKADARKRRASSMRK; from the exons ATGAAG TTGAACATCAGCTACCCTGCCAATGGCagccagaagctcatcgataTTGAGGATGAGCGCAAGCTCCGTGTCTTCATGGAGAAGCGC ATGGGCGCTGAGGTTCCTGGTGACTCCATCGGCGATGAGTTCAAGGGCTACATCTTCCGCATCACTGGTGGAAACGACAAGCAGGGTTTCCCCATGAAGCAGGGTGTCATGCACCCTACCCGTGtccgcctcctcctctccgAGGGCCACTCTTGCTACCGTCCCCGACGCACCGGCGAGCGCAAGCGAAAGTCTGTCCGTGGCTGCATCGTCGGCATGGATCTCTCTgtcctcgccctcagcaTTGTCAAGCAGGGTGATGCTGACATCCCCGGCCTCACCGACGTCGTCCACCCCAAGCGTCTCGGCCCCAAGCGCGCCACCAAGATCCGCAAGTTCTTCGGCCTCAccaaggatgacgat GTCCGCAAGTACGTTATCCGACGAGAGGTTCAGCCCAAGGGGGAGGGCAAGTCTCCTTACACCAAGGCTCCCCGCATCCAGAGACTCGTCACCCCTCAACGTCTCCAGCACAAGCGTCACCGCGCTGCCCTCAAGCGCCGCCAGgccgagaaggtcaaggacGAGGCC AACGAGTACGCCCAGATCCTTGCCAAGCGTGTTgctgaggccaaggccaacaaggccGATGCCCGTAAGCGACGAGCAAGCTCTATGCGCAAGTAG
- a CDS encoding chromosome transmission fidelity protein 8, protein MSSAKLYPPNNKAPSSSPLPQLLQTPSGLALLELQGTINLPQDANGDALGGVQVGRLDFPDFVIGTEGSAWMKRVHLYVGQHQRLTGEIKKLPKAMAVVRKRENKVIPGSGGGTLEQGKNLEVVEIVKYKLMFPNRPEPVGTANAT, encoded by the coding sequence ATGTCCTCAGCCAAGCTATATCCTCCAAATAACAAGGCACCATCCTCCAGTCCTCTACCTCAACTCTTGCAAACCCCCTCAGGTCTAGCTCTTCTGGAACTCCAAGGGACCATTAACCTACCTCAGGACGCCAATGGAGATGCATTAGGCGGCGTCCAAGTTGGAAGACTTGACTTCCCAGATTTCGTGATCGGTACTGAAGGCTCAGCATGGATGAAGCGGGTTCACCTTTATGTTGGCCAGCATCAACGTCTCACTGGGGAGATCAAAAAGCTTCCAAAAGCCATGGCCGTGGTGCGAAAGAGAGAGAATAAGGTGATACCTGGCTCAGGGGGGGGGACGCTGGAGCAGGGCAAAAATCTTGAAGTcgttgagattgtcaagtACAAGCTTATGTTTCCAAACCGGCCAGAGCCTGTCGGAACGGCCAATGCGACCTGA